Proteins from a genomic interval of Geodermatophilus obscurus DSM 43160:
- a CDS encoding bifunctional 3,4-dihydroxy-2-butanone-4-phosphate synthase/GTP cyclohydrolase II, whose translation MTATIRLDTVEDAIAAVKSGRPVVVMDDEDRENEGDLIFASELATPELVAFMVRYTSGYICVAVSEEDADRLDLPPMFRVNQDRRGTAYTVTVDAREGVTTGISAADRAHTIRLLASPETDSTDLARPGHIVPLRARDGGVLRRPGHTEAAVDLAVLAGLRPSGTLCEVVSEKDPVGMARGDELRVFADEHDLCLISIADLIAYRKRFDKLVERVAEATVPLAPGTFTAVGYRSSYDEREHVAFVYGNVGDGEDVLVRVHSECLTGDVFGSLRCDCGPQLQAALAAVAQEGRGIVLYIRGHEGRGIGLLHKLQAYQLQDSGIDTVDANLDLGLPADARDYGTGAQILVDLGVHTMRLLTNNPAKRAGLEGYGLRVTGRVPLPSHVTAENLAYLRTKRDRMGHLLDIIEPETESGPADAATVPGTDVPLRQTEQQL comes from the coding sequence GTGACCGCCACCATCCGCCTCGACACCGTCGAGGACGCCATCGCCGCGGTCAAGAGCGGCCGCCCGGTCGTCGTGATGGACGACGAGGACCGCGAGAACGAGGGCGACCTCATCTTCGCCTCCGAGCTGGCCACGCCCGAGCTGGTCGCGTTCATGGTCCGCTACACCTCGGGCTACATCTGCGTGGCCGTCTCCGAGGAGGACGCCGACCGGCTGGACCTGCCGCCGATGTTCCGGGTCAACCAGGACCGCCGGGGCACCGCCTACACCGTCACCGTCGACGCCCGCGAGGGCGTGACCACCGGCATCTCCGCTGCCGACCGGGCGCACACCATCCGGCTGCTGGCCTCGCCGGAGACCGACTCCACCGACCTGGCCCGCCCGGGGCACATCGTGCCGCTGCGCGCCCGCGACGGCGGCGTGCTGCGCCGGCCCGGCCACACCGAGGCCGCGGTCGACCTCGCGGTGCTCGCCGGGCTGCGCCCCTCGGGCACGCTGTGCGAGGTGGTCAGCGAGAAGGACCCGGTCGGCATGGCCCGCGGTGACGAGCTGCGGGTCTTCGCCGACGAGCACGACCTGTGCCTGATCTCCATCGCCGACCTCATCGCCTACCGGAAGCGCTTCGACAAGCTCGTCGAGCGGGTGGCCGAGGCGACCGTGCCGCTGGCCCCGGGCACCTTCACCGCCGTCGGCTACCGCAGCTCCTACGACGAGCGCGAGCACGTCGCCTTCGTCTACGGGAACGTCGGCGACGGCGAGGACGTGCTGGTCCGGGTGCACTCCGAGTGCCTCACCGGCGACGTGTTCGGCTCGCTGCGCTGCGACTGCGGCCCCCAGCTGCAGGCCGCGCTGGCCGCGGTGGCGCAGGAGGGCCGCGGGATCGTGCTCTACATCCGCGGGCACGAGGGCCGGGGCATCGGCCTGCTGCACAAGCTGCAGGCCTACCAGCTGCAGGACAGCGGCATCGACACCGTCGACGCCAACCTCGACCTCGGCCTGCCCGCCGACGCGCGCGACTACGGCACCGGCGCGCAGATCCTCGTCGACCTCGGTGTGCACACCATGCGGTTGCTCACCAACAACCCGGCCAAGCGGGCGGGGCTGGAGGGCTACGGGCTCAGGGTGACCGGCCGGGTGCCGCTGCCCAGCCACGTCACCGCGGAGAACCTCGCCTACCTGCGCACCAAGCGCGACCGGATGGGGCACCTGCTGGACATCATCGAGCCGGAGACCGAGTCCGGCCCGGCCGACGCCGCGACCGTGCCCGGCACCGACGTCCCGCTGCGCCAGACGGAGCAGCAGCTGTGA
- a CDS encoding riboflavin synthase encodes MFTGIVEEIGTLLAREGLGEADGEATAARLRIRARTALEGVALGDSIAVNGVCLTVTGSDGEEWTTDVMAETLHRSSLGALGAGDPVNLERAVTSHTRLGGHLVQGHVDGVGTVLTRTPGEHWEVVRVGLPPELARYVVEKGSITVDGVSLTVSAVSAADDPEPWLEVSLIPTTLRDTTLGAVPPGSPVNLEVDVIAKYVERLLGARA; translated from the coding sequence GTGTTCACCGGCATCGTCGAGGAGATCGGCACCCTGCTGGCCCGGGAAGGGCTCGGGGAGGCGGACGGGGAGGCGACAGCCGCCCGGCTGCGCATCCGGGCGCGCACCGCGCTGGAGGGCGTGGCGCTGGGCGACTCCATCGCCGTCAACGGCGTCTGCCTCACCGTCACCGGATCCGACGGCGAGGAGTGGACCACCGACGTCATGGCCGAGACCCTCCACCGGAGCAGCCTGGGCGCCCTGGGCGCCGGCGACCCGGTCAACCTGGAGCGCGCCGTCACCTCGCACACCCGGCTCGGCGGGCACCTGGTCCAGGGCCACGTCGACGGCGTGGGCACCGTCCTCACCCGCACCCCCGGCGAGCACTGGGAGGTCGTGCGGGTCGGGCTGCCGCCCGAGCTGGCGCGCTACGTCGTCGAGAAGGGCTCGATCACCGTCGACGGGGTCTCGCTGACCGTGAGCGCCGTCAGCGCCGCCGACGACCCCGAGCCGTGGCTCGAGGTCAGCCTCATCCCCACCACCCTGCGCGACACCACGCTGGGTGCCGTTCCTCCCGGGAGCCCGGTCAACCTGGAGGTCGACGTGATCGCCAAGTACGTGGAACGCCTGTTGGGAGCACGCGCGTGA